The proteins below are encoded in one region of Silene latifolia isolate original U9 population chromosome 2, ASM4854445v1, whole genome shotgun sequence:
- the LOC141633722 gene encoding uncharacterized protein LOC141633722 encodes MMEEGGWRKGPWTTQEDRLLIEYVKVHGEGRWNSVARLGGLRRNGKSCRLRWVNYLRPDLKRGQITPQEETIILELHARWGNRWSTIARSLPGRTDNEIKNYWRTHFKKKTKVSRVDTERSKTRLLRKQQFQQQQYYQLLQQQQPPQPQQQEPNDQFMTIDMKWMISLLLGDGEIKEAGEGPTTNTNPSSSCSSTMDQGGFYPTFNYSDGSTSEVSNDEMLLWNNNYGNVEDFQANNYWTSVCATSTMGVHPSIAPFC; translated from the exons ATGATGGAAGAGGGTGGATGGAGGAAGGGACCTTGGACTACTCAAGAAGATAGATTGCTTATTGAATATGTTAAGGTTCATGGAGAAGGTAGATGGAATTCTGTTGCTAGGCTTGGAG GACTGAGAAGGAACGGTAAAAGCTGTAGATTGAGATGGGTGAACTACTTGAGACCCGACCTTAAAAGAGGCCAAATCACTCCACAAGAGGAGACCATCATCCTTGAGCTCCATGCTAGGTGGGGTAACAG GTGGTCCACAATTGCTCGTAGTTTACCTGGAAGAACTGATAACGAGATTAAGAACTACTGGAGAACACATTTcaagaaaaagactaaagtttCCAGAGTCGACACTGAAAGGTCAAAAACTCGTTTGTTACGAAAACAGCagtttcaacaacaacaatattatcaacttcttcaacaacaacaaccaccacaaccacaacaacaagagCCAAATGATCAGTTTATGACAATAGACATGAAATGGATGATCTCTCTTTTATTAGGAGACGGAGAAATTAAGGAAGCCGGTGAGGGGCCGACAACCAACACTAATCCTAGTTCATCATGTTCTAGTACAATGGATCAAGGCGGTTTTTACCCTACGTTCAATTATAGCGACGGTTCTACATCAGAGGTATCAAATGACGAAATGCTTCTATGGAATAATAACTATGGAAACGTCGAAGATTTTCAAGCAAATAATTATTGGACTTCGGTTTGTGCTACTAGCACAATGGGTGTCCATCCTAGCATAGCTCCATTTTGTTAA